Proteins co-encoded in one Vibrio fortis genomic window:
- the thiB gene encoding thiamine ABC transporter substrate binding subunit, protein MKFALTTLAVTTAASFSALASDNTLTVYTYDSFAADWGPRPAVEKAFEEKCGCDVNFVALEDGVSILNRLRLEGGNSKADVVLGLDQNLMAEAKKTGLLAEHSVDTSSVVLPNGWDDSTFVPYDFGYFSFIYNTEKLSNPPKSLKELVEQRDDLKVIYQDPRTSTPGQGLMLWMKSVYGDDATQAWKQLAKKTVTVTKGWSEAYSMFLEGESDMVLSYTTSPAYHIIAESDTKYASADFAEGHYTQVEVAAKVKGSDNEKLADEFMAFILSDEFQSAMPTGNWMYPVTGVELPKGFDQLTMPKKSLSFTSEEVAEKRKPWIREWQNALTF, encoded by the coding sequence GTGAAATTTGCATTAACCACTCTTGCTGTAACCACAGCTGCTTCTTTTTCCGCATTAGCATCCGATAATACGTTAACTGTTTATACTTACGATTCCTTCGCTGCAGATTGGGGCCCACGCCCAGCTGTGGAAAAAGCGTTTGAAGAAAAATGTGGCTGTGACGTCAACTTTGTTGCGTTGGAGGACGGGGTTTCTATTCTTAACCGCTTGCGCCTAGAAGGCGGTAACAGCAAAGCCGATGTTGTGCTTGGTCTTGACCAGAACTTGATGGCGGAAGCGAAGAAAACAGGCCTACTTGCTGAACACAGCGTTGATACCTCTTCTGTTGTGCTACCTAATGGCTGGGACGACAGCACCTTTGTTCCTTATGATTTCGGTTACTTCTCATTTATCTACAACACAGAAAAGTTATCAAACCCACCAAAGAGCTTGAAAGAGTTGGTTGAGCAGCGTGATGATCTAAAAGTGATTTACCAAGATCCTCGTACCTCAACTCCAGGCCAAGGTTTGATGCTTTGGATGAAGTCGGTTTATGGCGATGATGCAACGCAAGCTTGGAAACAGCTAGCAAAGAAAACCGTGACCGTAACTAAAGGTTGGTCTGAGGCTTACTCTATGTTTTTAGAGGGAGAGTCAGATATGGTGCTTTCATACACGACTTCTCCGGCTTATCACATCATTGCAGAGAGCGACACTAAGTACGCGTCTGCAGATTTTGCTGAAGGTCATTACACGCAAGTTGAAGTGGCAGCAAAAGTGAAAGGCAGTGATAATGAGAAGCTAGCGGATGAGTTCATGGCATTCATTCTAAGTGATGAATTCCAATCGGCGATGCCAACCGGTAACTGGATGTACCCAGTGACAGGTGTGGAGTTGCCGAAAGGATTTGATCAGCTAACTATGCCTAAAAAATCTCTGAGCTTTACCTCAGAGGAAGTGGCAGAGAAGCGTAAGCCGTGGATTCGTGAGTGGCAAAACGCCCTGACTTTTTAA
- a CDS encoding flavin prenyltransferase UbiX — protein MTKQSKAITLAFTGASGAPYGLRLLECLLAADYQVYLLISSAARVVLATEHDLKLPSGPDAAKAALVKHLDCDPDRLVVCGKDDWFSPVASGSAAPKQMVVCPCSAGSVASIAHGMSDNLIERAADVVMKERGQLLLVVRETPFSTLHLENMHKLSTMGVTIMPAAPGFYHQPKSIDDLIDFMVARILDHLGIEQGLVPRWGYDQRH, from the coding sequence ATGACGAAACAGAGTAAAGCGATTACCCTCGCATTCACTGGCGCTTCCGGTGCCCCATATGGTTTGCGCTTATTAGAGTGCTTGCTCGCCGCTGATTATCAGGTTTACCTGTTGATCTCGTCGGCGGCTAGAGTGGTGCTTGCGACCGAACATGATCTCAAACTGCCTTCAGGCCCGGATGCTGCTAAAGCAGCGTTGGTTAAACATCTAGATTGCGACCCTGACCGTTTAGTAGTGTGTGGCAAAGACGATTGGTTCTCTCCTGTTGCTTCTGGGTCCGCAGCTCCCAAGCAGATGGTGGTTTGCCCTTGCTCGGCAGGAAGTGTTGCGTCGATTGCTCACGGTATGTCAGATAACTTAATTGAACGCGCTGCAGACGTGGTCATGAAAGAGCGCGGTCAACTGCTTCTCGTCGTTCGAGAGACGCCATTCTCAACTCTGCACTTAGAGAATATGCACAAACTCTCGACCATGGGCGTGACTATCATGCCTGCTGCTCCTGGCTTTTATCATCAGCCAAAGTCGATCGATGACCTCATAGATTTCATGGTAGCTCGCATTCTTGACCACTTGGGCATAGAGCAGGGGTTAGTGCCAAGATGGGGTTACGATCAGCGCCATTAA
- the mpl gene encoding UDP-N-acetylmuramate:L-alanyl-gamma-D-glutamyl-meso-diaminopimelate ligase yields MHIHILGICGTFMGGAAVLARQLGHKVTGCDANVYPPMSTLLESQGIEIIEGFDPSQLEPRPDLVVIGNAMSRGNPCVEYVLDNNLKYTSGPQWLQEFLLHDRWVLAVSGTHGKTTTASMLAWVLEDCGYAPGFLVGGVLGNFGISARLGESMFFVVEADEYDSAFFDKRSKFVHYHPRTLVMNNLEFDHADIFDDLEAIKRQFHHLIRTVPGNGRIFAPQQDRALEDVLSRGCWSETEFAGEEADWRAEKLVKDGSKFNVFFQGECVGQVDWPLVGDHNVNNALMAIAAARHVGVTPDLACESLAKFINTKRRLELKGEVAGVTVYDDFAHHPTAIELTLGGLRNKVGNNKIIAVLEPRSATMKRGVHKETLADSLKQADSTFLFQPDNIDWSVQDVADACHQPAVVSDDLDAFVKSIVEQAQPGDQILVMSNGGFGGIHQKLLDGLAAKG; encoded by the coding sequence ATGCATATTCATATCTTAGGAATTTGCGGCACCTTTATGGGTGGTGCAGCGGTATTAGCCCGTCAATTAGGTCACAAAGTGACAGGTTGTGATGCCAATGTGTACCCGCCAATGAGCACACTATTAGAGTCTCAAGGTATCGAAATTATTGAAGGTTTTGACCCAAGCCAGTTAGAGCCAAGACCTGATTTGGTCGTGATTGGCAATGCGATGAGCCGTGGTAATCCTTGTGTTGAATATGTACTGGATAACAACCTGAAATACACCTCAGGTCCGCAGTGGTTGCAAGAGTTCCTGCTGCATGACCGTTGGGTTCTTGCTGTTTCAGGGACACACGGAAAAACCACGACTGCCAGTATGCTGGCATGGGTTCTCGAAGATTGTGGTTATGCGCCGGGCTTCTTAGTTGGCGGGGTGTTGGGTAACTTTGGTATCTCAGCGCGACTGGGTGAAAGCATGTTTTTTGTCGTCGAAGCTGACGAGTACGACAGTGCTTTTTTTGATAAGCGTTCTAAGTTTGTTCACTACCATCCGCGCACCTTGGTTATGAATAATCTCGAGTTTGATCATGCGGATATTTTCGACGATCTTGAGGCGATTAAGCGTCAATTCCACCACCTGATCCGTACTGTTCCGGGCAATGGTCGAATTTTTGCTCCTCAGCAGGATAGGGCTTTGGAAGATGTCTTGTCTCGCGGCTGTTGGAGTGAAACTGAATTTGCTGGTGAAGAGGCGGATTGGCGTGCTGAAAAGCTAGTCAAAGATGGCTCGAAGTTTAATGTGTTCTTCCAAGGTGAATGTGTTGGTCAGGTCGATTGGCCGCTAGTCGGGGACCATAACGTTAATAATGCCTTGATGGCGATCGCGGCCGCAAGACACGTGGGTGTGACTCCGGACTTGGCGTGTGAGTCTTTGGCGAAATTTATCAATACTAAGCGCCGTTTAGAGCTTAAAGGGGAAGTGGCAGGGGTAACGGTGTACGACGACTTTGCACATCATCCAACGGCAATTGAACTAACCTTGGGTGGTTTACGTAATAAGGTCGGCAACAATAAAATTATCGCTGTGTTAGAGCCTCGCTCTGCTACGATGAAACGAGGGGTTCACAAAGAAACCCTTGCCGATTCGTTAAAGCAAGCCGACAGCACCTTCTTGTTTCAACCAGACAACATTGATTGGTCGGTTCAAGACGTCGCAGATGCTTGCCACCAACCCGCAGTAGTCAGTGATGACCTCGATGCCTTCGTGAAGAGCATTGTTGAGCAAGCACAACCAGGCGATCAAATTTTGGTGATGAGCAATGGTGGTTTTGGCGGCATTCATCAGAAATTGCTTGATGGATTGGCAGCCAAAGGTTAA
- the fbp gene encoding class 1 fructose-bisphosphatase — MSEMRTLGEFIVEKQSDFPHASGDLSSLLSSIRLAAKIVNREINKAGLVDITGAVGTDNVQGEAQQKLDLYANDKFKAALEARDQVCGVASEEEDEAVAFNKELNKNAKYVVLMDPLDGSSNIDVNVSVGTIFSIYRRVSPIGTPPTQEDFLQPGNKQVAAGYVIYGSSTMLVYTTGNGVNGFTYDPSLGTFCLSHENMMIPDEGKIYSINEGNYIRFPTGVKKYIKYCQENEPSDNRPYTSRYIGSLVSDFHRNLLKGGIYLYPSTQSHPNGKLRLLYECNPIAFIMEQAGGVASDGVQRIMDIKPTELHQRVPFFVGSKKMVNKVEEFLELNRDEA; from the coding sequence ATGTCTGAGATGCGCACCCTTGGTGAGTTCATTGTTGAGAAACAAAGTGACTTTCCCCATGCAAGTGGTGATCTATCATCCCTTTTATCGTCGATCCGTCTTGCTGCGAAAATCGTTAACCGAGAAATCAATAAAGCGGGTCTTGTCGACATTACAGGTGCTGTCGGCACCGACAACGTACAAGGCGAAGCTCAACAGAAGCTTGACCTTTACGCGAATGACAAATTCAAAGCAGCTCTGGAAGCTCGTGACCAAGTATGTGGTGTAGCTAGTGAAGAGGAAGACGAAGCGGTAGCATTCAATAAAGAATTGAATAAAAACGCTAAGTACGTGGTGCTAATGGATCCTCTAGATGGTTCATCAAACATCGATGTGAACGTTTCTGTGGGTACGATCTTCTCGATCTACCGCCGCGTATCACCGATTGGTACTCCACCGACTCAAGAAGACTTCCTACAGCCTGGCAACAAACAGGTTGCTGCAGGTTACGTAATTTACGGCTCTTCAACCATGCTGGTTTACACAACAGGTAATGGCGTAAATGGCTTCACTTACGACCCATCGTTGGGCACTTTCTGTCTTTCTCACGAAAACATGATGATTCCTGACGAAGGTAAGATCTACTCAATCAACGAAGGTAACTACATTCGTTTCCCAACGGGCGTGAAGAAGTACATCAAGTACTGCCAAGAGAATGAGCCAAGTGATAACCGTCCATACACTTCACGTTACATTGGTTCTCTGGTATCAGACTTCCACCGTAACCTTCTAAAAGGCGGTATTTACCTGTACCCAAGCACGCAAAGCCACCCGAATGGTAAACTGCGTCTTCTTTATGAGTGCAACCCTATTGCCTTCATCATGGAACAAGCAGGCGGCGTAGCTTCTGATGGTGTTCAGCGTATTATGGACATCAAGCCAACTGAACTGCACCAACGTGTGCCATTCTTTGTTGGTTCCAAGAAAATGGTAAACAAGGTAGAAGAGTTCCTTGAGCTAAACCGAGATGAAGCTTAA
- a CDS encoding DUF2799 domain-containing protein, whose translation MKYLVLVFSLVLFGCAQSPPSTSNVDDWQLFGEQTAMKGYTKKDEATLSKSAASPVDSELYAAYDKGYEAGRIEYCSQNPRSLGRKGEQYHGICDDIDKWFRIKFEGGAQSKFDLR comes from the coding sequence ATGAAATATCTAGTATTGGTGTTTTCTTTAGTGCTTTTCGGTTGTGCTCAATCCCCACCATCTACATCGAATGTTGATGATTGGCAGTTGTTTGGTGAACAAACTGCGATGAAGGGTTACACGAAAAAAGATGAAGCGACACTGTCTAAGTCAGCTGCATCACCTGTTGATTCTGAACTTTATGCGGCTTATGACAAAGGATACGAGGCGGGACGAATTGAGTATTGCTCTCAGAATCCAAGATCATTAGGTCGTAAAGGTGAGCAATACCACGGTATCTGTGATGATATAGACAAGTGGTTCCGTATTAAGTTTGAAGGTGGTGCGCAGTCGAAGTTTGATCTTCGCTAG
- a CDS encoding gamma-glutamylcyclotransferase family protein, whose amino-acid sequence MSHLVFVYGTLRKGQHNHHFLKQSKKLGDWVTPAQFALYDLGRYPGMIFGKKKVVGEVYIVNDDVLASLDRLEDVPIEYRREQIETIFGLAWVYLYQFDLSEQREILSGDWCKRK is encoded by the coding sequence ATGTCGCACCTTGTATTTGTCTATGGGACGCTTAGAAAAGGGCAGCATAACCATCACTTTCTAAAGCAGAGCAAGAAGTTGGGCGATTGGGTAACCCCAGCTCAATTTGCACTGTACGATTTAGGCCGCTACCCAGGCATGATTTTCGGAAAGAAAAAAGTGGTTGGGGAGGTCTATATAGTCAACGACGATGTTTTGGCTTCGCTCGATCGGCTCGAAGATGTACCTATTGAGTACCGTCGTGAACAAATTGAGACTATATTTGGATTAGCGTGGGTTTATTTGTATCAGTTTGATTTATCTGAGCAACGAGAGATTCTTTCTGGTGACTGGTGTAAACGAAAATAA
- the tamB gene encoding autotransporter assembly complex protein TamB, with protein MIKVIGKIFKWTSISIVSILLLVLTLVGLALFTNPGLNAVLWGAEKALPQLKVESTKGALFPRFSLHNVQFVDDSLHINTQLEKVELAINPRCLLDPQVCVDELTLKGLDFAFTELPPPAEEEPEPTAPLTSISTPLPITLNRINFEDISLDILGNKVDWQRFSTAMNMKGDVLTISPTLFDDLTVKLAEAEPSVEEDAKPEATKEAEAIVLPEAWIPLTIALERFDLNRFTLEQETPIVVHHLGLEAKVGGHDVDVQTLELDMPQATANLAAKVALKGGYPLELDLSALVKETDVAGQKLQLSANGSVEELTLDATLSDLIEAKLSGELKPLEPTLPFDLKLTDGQAQWPLKGSSDYQVAIKQLKANGSLEGFQLNLDADAKGKDIPDIGLNVEGAGSTEHIDLQSLDIATLGGHVTGAVKANWKDLVNWQADIGLQHIQPGLQWPEAEGDISGNLKTSGSLTEAGGWQVELPTLDIDGILREYPLNIQGQLSASDKTASGEPSVQTSGLRLSHGINAINVVGKLDKQWDMNVSIDFPELVKSVPDLRGTLIGDIVLSGPMKEPNVDLGLNINSVKWKDEATLDSLALNGSVTPLPAPQADIVLNANGISYQEQKVESVELRVDGGEKNHKLTLDVVSDIVSTSLAISGELVQKPSMIWKGALERVTITTEQGPWRLEKPVAITADIDKQFADVAAHCWLQAGSSVCLTEDIRAGKSGAAKLAITDFDFEQVKQFIPKATQLTGSINVQAEAKWDEKLAPQVNAQVELPKGQVIQDAGESITLGWESITVNAELKDNRLEADWLLDVTDNGDLTGSLVLPDVVVEDKQVEAALKLSTFHLDFLAPLLGEYSLLQANLSSDLKVQGSLMHPQVFGSFAVDDMQMKGDITPVDIKDGRIGLDFDGYSAKLDADIVTPDGQLDVEGTGQWQDLEAWSTQVRVFADDLMVDVPPMVKVKVVPDMTIDVSPKLARITGDIALPWGRIVVEELPPSAVGISSDQVILNKDLQPEGETKVPFNVETNINISIGDDFKLSAFGLEGDLVGKLNVAQKDQGPFITGEVNIVDGTYQSFGQDLIIEEGKILMNGPPDQPYVAINAIRNPDNTQDDVTAGVRVTGPATEPTIDIYSEPSMPQANALSYLLRGQDIDGEAGSGSMTTTLIGLSLAKSGKVVGEIGEAFGVQDLQLDTAGSGEDSQVTVSGYILPGLQVKYGVGIFDSLGEFTVRYRLMQDLYVEAVSGVDSAVDLLYQFEFE; from the coding sequence ATGATTAAAGTGATCGGCAAAATTTTCAAATGGACTTCGATCTCTATCGTCTCTATTTTGCTTCTTGTCTTGACCTTAGTTGGCCTCGCTCTGTTTACCAATCCAGGCTTAAATGCTGTGCTTTGGGGAGCCGAAAAAGCGTTACCACAACTAAAGGTTGAGAGCACCAAAGGGGCGCTTTTCCCTCGTTTTAGCCTTCATAATGTCCAATTTGTCGATGACAGCCTACATATCAATACTCAGCTCGAAAAGGTTGAGCTGGCGATCAATCCAAGATGTTTACTCGACCCTCAGGTATGCGTAGATGAACTGACGCTAAAAGGGCTCGATTTCGCCTTTACTGAACTGCCACCCCCAGCAGAAGAAGAGCCAGAACCAACAGCACCACTGACTTCTATCTCGACGCCGTTACCTATTACATTGAATCGAATCAATTTTGAGGATATCTCCCTCGATATCTTGGGAAATAAGGTCGATTGGCAGCGTTTTTCTACGGCGATGAATATGAAAGGGGACGTGTTAACCATCTCTCCGACCTTGTTCGATGATCTAACGGTTAAGCTTGCGGAAGCAGAGCCTTCCGTTGAAGAGGATGCAAAACCTGAAGCAACTAAAGAAGCCGAAGCAATAGTTTTACCAGAAGCTTGGATTCCATTGACCATCGCTTTAGAACGCTTTGATTTGAATCGCTTTACGCTTGAGCAAGAGACACCCATTGTCGTTCATCACCTAGGGCTAGAAGCGAAAGTCGGTGGACATGATGTGGATGTGCAAACACTTGAGCTGGACATGCCACAAGCCACAGCAAACCTAGCAGCAAAAGTGGCTCTAAAGGGCGGCTATCCTCTTGAACTTGACCTCAGTGCATTGGTTAAAGAGACCGATGTTGCTGGGCAAAAGCTACAACTATCAGCAAACGGCAGCGTGGAAGAGTTGACGCTGGATGCTACCTTATCGGATTTGATTGAAGCAAAGCTCTCTGGCGAACTTAAACCTCTAGAACCTACCTTGCCGTTTGACCTTAAACTGACGGATGGGCAAGCGCAATGGCCTTTGAAAGGGAGTAGTGATTATCAGGTTGCTATCAAACAACTAAAAGCCAATGGCTCTTTGGAAGGTTTCCAATTAAATCTGGATGCGGACGCTAAGGGGAAAGATATCCCGGATATTGGTCTTAATGTTGAAGGTGCGGGTAGCACAGAGCACATCGACTTGCAGAGCCTTGATATCGCAACATTGGGTGGGCATGTCACTGGTGCTGTGAAAGCCAATTGGAAAGACCTTGTGAACTGGCAAGCGGACATTGGCTTACAACATATTCAGCCTGGGTTGCAATGGCCAGAAGCCGAAGGGGACATCAGTGGTAACCTAAAAACATCAGGCAGTTTAACTGAGGCTGGTGGCTGGCAGGTGGAGCTACCAACTTTAGATATCGATGGCATCTTGAGAGAGTACCCCCTCAATATTCAAGGTCAGCTTTCCGCATCTGATAAAACAGCCTCTGGAGAACCAAGCGTTCAGACATCTGGATTACGTTTATCGCATGGTATCAATGCTATCAACGTAGTGGGTAAGCTTGATAAGCAATGGGATATGAATGTATCCATTGATTTCCCTGAGTTGGTGAAAAGTGTCCCTGATTTAAGAGGTACCTTGATTGGCGATATCGTTCTATCGGGTCCAATGAAAGAGCCAAATGTCGATTTGGGTCTGAACATCAATAGCGTTAAATGGAAAGACGAGGCAACACTCGACAGCTTAGCTTTAAACGGCTCTGTGACACCATTACCGGCTCCTCAAGCTGACATTGTGCTCAATGCTAATGGCATCAGCTATCAAGAACAGAAAGTAGAGAGTGTTGAGCTCAGAGTTGATGGCGGTGAGAAGAACCATAAGCTCACTCTAGATGTGGTGTCCGACATTGTCTCAACCAGTCTGGCTATCTCTGGTGAATTGGTTCAGAAGCCATCAATGATCTGGAAAGGTGCACTTGAACGCGTGACGATCACAACAGAGCAGGGGCCATGGCGACTTGAGAAGCCAGTTGCTATCACAGCGGATATTGATAAGCAATTTGCCGACGTTGCCGCGCACTGTTGGTTACAGGCTGGTTCAAGTGTCTGTTTAACGGAAGATATTAGAGCGGGTAAATCTGGTGCAGCTAAACTTGCGATCACTGATTTCGACTTTGAGCAGGTAAAACAGTTCATCCCTAAGGCCACTCAACTAACAGGTTCAATAAATGTTCAAGCTGAAGCGAAGTGGGATGAGAAGCTCGCACCTCAAGTGAACGCTCAAGTAGAGCTGCCAAAAGGTCAAGTGATTCAAGATGCAGGAGAGTCCATCACATTAGGCTGGGAGAGCATAACCGTTAATGCCGAGTTGAAGGACAATCGACTTGAGGCAGATTGGCTACTTGATGTGACCGATAATGGAGACCTAACCGGCTCACTGGTATTGCCTGATGTTGTGGTTGAAGATAAGCAAGTAGAAGCTGCGCTCAAGCTCAGCACTTTCCACCTTGATTTCCTTGCGCCGCTATTAGGTGAATACAGCTTATTACAAGCAAACTTGTCGAGTGACCTTAAGGTACAAGGTTCTCTGATGCACCCTCAAGTCTTTGGCTCATTTGCGGTAGATGACATGCAAATGAAGGGCGACATTACGCCTGTTGATATTAAAGATGGGCGTATCGGACTCGATTTTGATGGCTATAGTGCAAAACTGGACGCAGACATCGTTACCCCTGATGGGCAACTAGATGTTGAAGGTACCGGGCAATGGCAAGATCTTGAGGCGTGGAGTACTCAGGTGCGAGTATTTGCAGATGACCTGATGGTCGATGTCCCGCCAATGGTCAAAGTGAAAGTTGTACCTGACATGACGATTGATGTCTCTCCAAAGCTTGCTCGTATCACGGGTGATATTGCACTGCCTTGGGGACGGATAGTGGTTGAAGAGCTGCCACCAAGTGCTGTTGGCATATCTTCGGATCAAGTGATTCTCAATAAAGACTTGCAACCAGAGGGCGAAACTAAAGTTCCATTTAATGTCGAAACGAATATCAATATTTCGATTGGTGATGACTTTAAACTGTCGGCGTTCGGCCTTGAAGGTGACCTAGTCGGTAAATTGAATGTGGCTCAAAAAGATCAAGGCCCATTCATTACGGGGGAGGTTAATATCGTTGATGGTACGTACCAATCCTTTGGGCAGGATTTGATCATTGAAGAAGGTAAGATCTTGATGAATGGTCCACCTGATCAGCCTTATGTCGCAATCAACGCAATTCGAAACCCTGACAATACCCAAGATGATGTGACCGCGGGTGTTAGGGTGACAGGACCAGCGACGGAACCAACAATTGATATCTACTCGGAACCTTCGATGCCACAAGCTAATGCGCTTTCGTACCTGCTTCGTGGACAAGATATCGATGGTGAAGCGGGTAGTGGCTCGATGACAACAACCTTGATTGGCTTAAGCTTAGCTAAGAGCGGTAAGGTGGTGGGAGAGATTGGTGAGGCCTTCGGTGTCCAAGATCTTCAGCTTGATACCGCGGGTTCTGGTGAAGACTCACAAGTGACAGTGAGTGGTTATATCTTACCTGGCTTACAAGTGAAATACGGTGTTGGTATCTTCGACTCTTTGGGCGAGTTCACTGTGCGTTACCGTTTGATGCAAGACCTATATGTAGAAGCGGTGTCTGGCGTAGATAGTGCGGTAGACCTGCTCTATCAGTTCGAGTTTGAGTAA
- the tamA gene encoding autotransporter assembly complex protein TamA, with the protein MIRKTLPVLIGTLLSSSLAFADVSLEIEGLDGALEDNVDAYLSAIPEEEYSVSLRFQSRLESMIKEAVNALGYYHPKITFTPSEDNTELLVNVKPGEPVIIYTSDIVISGEAENDPDFLALVEKSNLEKGKVLNHSHYDSLKSSMRNLGLAKGYFDGNYELSRLEVAPELNRAYVRLHYDSGIRYHFGETTVTGSQIEDDKVQSLKPFEQGQPYEIAKVGEYNQNLSNTDWFSSVFVEPDLGQLGSGREIPMKVSLAPQARNQIETGIGVSTDLGVKGSLKWKKPWVNSSGHSFNSSLSISKPEQTITASYKIPLDDVLNDYYQVTYGMKNVDNRDTKSLESNLKLERYWRLDNGWQRTVFVRYLLENYEQGLQDDVAQFVLPGVSFSRTRTRGGAMPMWGDKQTIMLEAGDDSLLSETKVIRFQGSTAWIRSLGENHRGLTRLEYGANFADEFEKLSPSLRFFVGGDNSIRGYGYESISPRDESNALTGAKFMTTASFEYQYRLYGNWWGAMFYDVGDAFNDTPDLKSGTGVGIRWASPVGPVSLDFAWGLDADPGDEFQIHFTLGPEL; encoded by the coding sequence ATGATAAGAAAAACTTTACCAGTTCTGATTGGCACTTTGCTGTCATCAAGCCTTGCCTTTGCCGATGTCTCTCTTGAGATTGAGGGGCTAGATGGTGCGCTTGAAGATAATGTAGATGCTTACCTAAGCGCCATTCCAGAAGAGGAGTATTCTGTATCTTTACGTTTTCAATCCCGTCTAGAATCGATGATCAAAGAAGCGGTTAACGCGCTCGGCTATTACCACCCTAAAATTACCTTCACGCCCTCTGAAGACAACACTGAACTCTTGGTCAACGTTAAGCCTGGTGAGCCTGTTATCATCTACACCTCTGATATTGTTATTTCTGGTGAAGCGGAAAACGATCCTGACTTCTTAGCGTTAGTAGAAAAGAGCAACCTAGAGAAGGGAAAAGTTCTTAACCACAGCCATTACGACTCGTTAAAGTCATCAATGCGTAATCTGGGTTTAGCCAAAGGCTACTTTGATGGCAATTACGAATTGAGTCGCTTAGAGGTCGCTCCCGAACTGAATCGCGCTTATGTTCGATTGCATTACGACAGTGGGATTCGCTATCACTTTGGTGAAACGACCGTGACAGGCAGCCAGATTGAAGACGATAAAGTGCAGTCATTGAAGCCTTTTGAGCAAGGTCAGCCTTACGAAATCGCTAAAGTGGGGGAATATAACCAAAACCTCTCTAACACTGATTGGTTCTCTTCTGTGTTCGTTGAACCCGACCTTGGTCAATTAGGCAGCGGCCGCGAGATTCCAATGAAGGTGAGTTTAGCGCCTCAAGCTCGAAATCAGATTGAAACGGGTATTGGTGTTTCTACTGATTTAGGGGTTAAAGGTAGCCTGAAATGGAAAAAACCGTGGGTAAATAGCAGCGGCCACAGCTTCAATAGCAGTCTCTCAATCTCAAAACCAGAACAGACCATTACGGCGAGTTATAAAATACCGCTTGATGATGTGCTTAACGACTACTACCAAGTCACTTACGGTATGAAAAATGTCGATAACCGAGATACTAAGAGCTTGGAGTCAAACCTGAAACTTGAGCGCTATTGGCGTTTGGACAATGGTTGGCAACGCACGGTGTTTGTTCGTTACCTATTAGAGAACTATGAGCAGGGTCTTCAAGATGATGTCGCTCAGTTTGTTTTGCCGGGTGTCTCTTTCTCTCGCACACGAACTCGTGGTGGGGCGATGCCGATGTGGGGTGACAAGCAAACTATTATGTTGGAAGCAGGTGATGATTCACTACTGTCTGAGACTAAGGTGATTCGTTTTCAGGGCAGTACAGCTTGGATTCGTAGCCTTGGTGAGAATCATCGCGGCCTGACGCGCTTGGAATATGGCGCTAACTTTGCGGATGAATTTGAAAAGCTATCGCCATCTCTGCGATTCTTCGTGGGTGGTGACAATAGTATTCGTGGTTATGGGTATGAGTCTATCTCCCCCCGAGATGAGAGTAATGCACTAACGGGTGCAAAGTTTATGACCACAGCAAGCTTTGAGTATCAGTATCGTCTCTATGGCAACTGGTGGGGGGCTATGTTCTATGATGTTGGTGATGCCTTCAATGATACACCTGATTTAAAATCAGGTACTGGTGTCGGTATTCGTTGGGCATCTCCAGTGGGGCCGGTTAGCCTAGACTTCGCATGGGGTCTAGATGCAGACCCAGGTGATGAATTCCAAATCCACTTCACTTTAGGACCTGAGTTATGA